In one window of Solanum pennellii chromosome 2, SPENNV200 DNA:
- the LOC107011997 gene encoding isocitrate dehydrogenase [NADP], with protein MLAVRPRLRCSSMAGVASFVSSSSSSASSIASKKFYFQVNSNRQLFNNRVSLTTRIPNASIRCFASTSGPTSKILVQNPIVEMDGDEMTRVIWKMIKDKLIYPYLELDTKYYDLGILNRDATDDQVTVESAEATLKYNVAVKCATITPDETRVKEFGLKSMWKSPNGTIRNILNGTVFREPILCTNIPRIVPGWKKPICIGRHAFGDQYRATDAIINGPGKLKMVFVPENGESPTELDVYDFKGPGIALAMYNVDQSIRAFAESSMSMAFSKKWPLYLSTKNTILKKYDGRFKDIFQEVYEEKWKQQFEEHSIWYEHRLIDDMVAYALKSEGGYVWACKNYDGDVQSDLLAQGFGSLGLMTSVLLSSDGKTLEAEAAHGTVTRHFRLHQKGQETSTNSVASIFAWTRGLGHRAQLDGNQKLLEFVHTLEASCIGTIESGKMTKDLAILAHGPKVSREFYLNTEEFIDAVAQKLQEKLHASAPI; from the exons ATGCTCGCCGTCCGACCCAGACTCCGGTGTTCCTCCATGGCCGGCGTCGCTTCTTTTGTCTCATCTTCATCGTCTTCAGCATCATCTATAGCTAgtaaaaaattctattttcaaGTCAATTCCAATCGGCAGCTCTTCAATAACAGAGTATCTCTCACTACGCGAATCCCTAATGCCTCCATTCGGTGCTTCGCTTCCACCTCTGGTCCGACTAGCAAAATCCTCGTTCAAAATCCCATAGTCGAAATGGACG gtgATGAAATGACGAGGGTTATATGGAAAATGATCAAAGACAAG CTAATCTATCCTTATCTAGAGTTGGATACAAAGTATTATGATTTAGGTATATTGAACCGTGATGCCACTGATGACCAAGTTACTGTTGAAAGTGCTGAGGCAACCCTGAA ATACAATGTTGCTGTGAAATGCGCTACTATAACACCTG ATGAGACCAGAGTCAAGGAATTTGGGCTGAAGTCTATGTGGAAAAGTCCCAATGGCACAATCAGAAACATTTTAAACG GTACTGTTTTCCGGGAGCCTATACTATGCACGAACATTCCCAGGATTGTTCCTG GTTGGAAGAAACCCATTTGTATTGGTAGGCATGCTTTTGGTGATCAGTATCGTGCCACAGATGCAATTATTAATGGGCCCGGAAAGCTCAAAATGGTTTTTG TGCCGGAAAATGGGGAATCCCCTACGGAGCTGgatgtttatgattttaaagGTCCGGGTATTGCACTTGCCATGTACAATGTCGACCAG TCAATTCGAGCATTTGCTGAATCATCAATGTCAATGGCATTTTCAAAGAAATGGCCTCTTTACTTGAGTACaaaaaacacaattttaaagAAATACGATGGAAG GTTTAAGGACATTTTTCAAGAGGTATACGAAGAGAAGTGGAAGCAACAGTTTGAGGAACACTCGATATG GTATGAGCATAGACTGATAGATGACATGGTAGCTTATGCGTTAAAAAGCGAGGGTGGATATGTTTGGGCATGCAAGAACTATGATGGAGATGTCCAGAGTGATCTGCTCGCTCAAG GATTTGGTTCTCTGGGCCTCATGACTTCTGTATTG TTATCTTCTGATGGCAAGACATTAGAAGCTGAAGCAGCTCACGGCACTGTAACAAGACATTTTCGGCTGCATCAAAAGGGTCAAGAAACTAGTACAAACAGTGTTGCTTCCATTTTTGCATGGACAAGGGGACTTGGACATAG GGCTCAGCTTGATGGGAATCAAAAGTTGTTGGAATTTGTTCACACCCTTGAAGCTTCTTGCATTGGGACAATAGAGTCCGGGAAGATGACTAAGGACTTAGCTATATTAGCTCATGGACCCAA GGTGTCAAGAGAATTCTACTTGAACACTGAAGAATTTATTGATGCTGTAGCACAGAAACTTCAAGAGAAGCTTCATGCCTCGGCGCCTATTTAA